One Luteibacter aegosomaticola genomic window carries:
- a CDS encoding efflux RND transporter periplasmic adaptor subunit, producing the protein MSKPTSRAGVVVLAIIVLVALVWWVSHRRGAGSPDDGQAVPVTTAVARQGSFAVSRSQPGTVTPANSVLVRSRVDGELTRVNFTGGQQVKQGDLLAEVDPRSFQAQLQLANGDLARSQSQLANAQETLKHYQALLTQDSISRQRVADQQALVNQYAGEVKSEQGRIGSANLQLASTRITSPISGTVGLRRVDPGNLVGPADARGITVVTQSQPSKVQFAVSVQDAPHVLERLRGGACIPVTAYGDDPTQPLATGRLLAANNEVDPATGTVKLEAQFANANNELLPNQFVTAKLPVDVLASATLVPTAAIQQGAQGAFVYVIKSDKTADAVPVVLGPADATTTVIRSGLSAGAQVVVEGADRLRVGTSVTATVAPEAPAAASATPVACPAEVAPAAASSVRP; encoded by the coding sequence ATGAGCAAGCCAACCTCCCGCGCAGGTGTCGTCGTACTAGCCATCATCGTCCTCGTGGCGTTGGTGTGGTGGGTGAGCCACCGCCGGGGGGCAGGAAGCCCGGATGACGGGCAGGCCGTACCGGTCACGACCGCCGTGGCCCGCCAGGGCAGCTTCGCCGTGTCGCGTTCGCAGCCCGGCACCGTCACGCCGGCCAACAGCGTGCTGGTGCGCAGCCGCGTGGATGGTGAGCTCACCCGGGTGAACTTCACCGGCGGGCAGCAGGTGAAGCAGGGCGACCTGCTGGCCGAAGTGGATCCGCGCTCGTTCCAGGCACAGTTGCAGCTCGCCAATGGTGATCTGGCGCGCAGCCAGTCACAGCTGGCGAACGCGCAGGAGACGCTGAAGCATTACCAGGCGCTGCTCACCCAGGATTCGATCTCCCGCCAGCGCGTGGCCGACCAGCAGGCGCTGGTGAACCAGTACGCCGGCGAAGTGAAATCCGAGCAGGGCCGTATCGGCAGCGCCAACCTGCAGCTTGCCAGCACGCGGATTACCTCGCCGATCAGCGGCACGGTAGGCCTGCGTCGCGTCGACCCGGGCAACCTCGTGGGCCCGGCCGATGCGCGTGGCATCACCGTCGTCACCCAGTCGCAGCCGAGCAAAGTGCAATTCGCGGTCTCGGTGCAGGATGCGCCGCATGTGCTTGAGCGCCTGCGTGGCGGTGCCTGCATCCCGGTGACCGCCTATGGCGACGACCCGACCCAGCCGCTGGCCACGGGCCGCCTGCTCGCCGCGAACAACGAGGTCGATCCGGCCACGGGCACGGTGAAGCTCGAGGCCCAGTTCGCCAATGCGAACAATGAGCTGCTGCCCAACCAGTTCGTGACCGCGAAGCTGCCGGTGGACGTGCTGGCTAGCGCGACGCTGGTGCCCACCGCGGCCATCCAGCAGGGTGCGCAGGGCGCGTTCGTCTACGTGATCAAGAGTGACAAGACGGCGGATGCCGTACCGGTGGTGCTCGGCCCGGCCGATGCGACCACCACGGTGATCCGTTCCGGCCTTTCGGCGGGCGCCCAGGTGGTGGTCGAAGGCGCCGACCGCCTGCGCGTCGGTACCAGTGTCACCGCCACGGTCGCGCCGGAGGCCCCGGCCGCCGCGTCGGCCACGCCGGTCGCATGCCCGGCCGAGGTTGCCCCCGCTGCCGCGTCGTCCGTGCGCCCGTGA
- a CDS encoding efflux RND transporter permease subunit, with translation MNPSRLFILRPVATSLLAVAVLLVGLFGYRFLSVSALPEVDFPTIEVVTAYPGAGPQVVASSITAPLERQLGQMPGLNQMSSTSASGTATITLRFNLSLPLDVAEQEVQAAINAVAPSLPPDMSQPPLYRKVNPADAPVMTLALTSHTLPLRTLRELADTRLVPKLSQVSGVGLVSIDGGQQPAVVVQADPARLRSQGLTLDDLRNAIRDANSNQAKGSLEGPDRTSNIALNHPVDSVDGFRDLVVSHRDGAVVRLGDVARVSDGVENTRQAAWSGDAPAIVLRIRRQPGANVVDVVDHIRAVLPQLNATLPAAVDIATITDRTETVRAAVRDVQIELLFAVALVVLVIFLFLGSGTATVIPGVVVPLSLIGTFAVMYLAGFSINNLTLMALIVATGFMVDDAIVMIENISRHIEAGETPLTAALNGARQIAFTVVSLTVSLVAVLIPLLFMGGLVGRLFREFAVTLAVAILISGVVSLTLTPMMCARMLRRVPDVKPARSARDGRAWLDAVLARYGRGLHWVLARQTGTLVAVGVMAVLAVGLYVAMPRGLFPTQDSGDIQGITEASPTVSFAAMSRRQQALTKVIQQDPAVASVASFVGGEGAAAAINTGQVLIHLKPLSQRDRVPAVMARLADAVRKVDGITLHLQPVPDLTIDDRVSRGQYQFSIENADPALLAQAVPRVVEPLRAQRDLAGVSSDQADLGLEAFVQVDADQASRYGITSAAVGDALYNAFGQRQVSTLLSLANPRRVILEALPGADTPASAISGIYLAGQGDAKANANDPSAALVPLSSVARVSERTAPLVVTRLDQLPAATVSFNLARGVALDGAMATVDKVHQQLKLPASTQLRWEGAAEAFQVSREGQPWLILATLITVYIVLGVLYESFIHPLTILSTLPSAGIGALLALWIGGFELDVISLIGIILLIGIVQKNAIMLIDFAIDAQRQQGLTPRDAIVQASLLRFRPIIMTTLAAMLGALPLMLGGGMGAELRHPLGVGIFWGLLVSQLLTLFTTPVIYLAFERVLSARRAA, from the coding sequence GTGAATCCTTCCCGCCTCTTTATCCTGAGGCCGGTGGCGACATCGCTGCTGGCCGTCGCGGTGTTGCTGGTGGGCCTGTTCGGCTACCGCTTCCTTTCGGTTTCCGCGCTGCCTGAGGTCGATTTCCCGACCATCGAAGTGGTCACCGCGTATCCGGGCGCCGGACCGCAGGTGGTCGCCTCGTCGATCACCGCGCCGCTCGAGCGCCAGCTCGGGCAGATGCCCGGACTGAACCAGATGTCGTCGACCAGTGCCAGCGGCACGGCCACGATCACGCTGCGTTTCAACCTCAGCCTGCCGCTGGACGTGGCCGAACAGGAAGTGCAGGCGGCGATCAATGCCGTCGCGCCGTCCCTGCCGCCGGATATGTCGCAGCCGCCGCTGTACCGCAAGGTGAACCCGGCCGACGCGCCGGTGATGACGCTGGCGTTGACCTCGCACACGCTGCCGCTGCGTACGCTGCGCGAGCTGGCTGATACGCGCCTGGTGCCCAAGCTCTCGCAGGTTTCCGGCGTTGGCCTGGTCAGCATTGATGGCGGCCAGCAGCCGGCCGTGGTGGTGCAGGCGGATCCTGCCCGGCTACGCTCGCAGGGCCTGACCCTGGACGATCTGCGCAACGCGATCCGCGATGCCAATTCGAACCAGGCCAAGGGCAGCCTCGAGGGCCCGGATCGTACGTCCAACATCGCGTTGAACCATCCGGTCGATAGCGTCGATGGTTTCCGCGATCTCGTCGTGAGCCATCGTGATGGCGCCGTGGTGCGCCTGGGTGATGTCGCTCGCGTGAGCGATGGTGTCGAAAACACCCGCCAGGCCGCATGGTCGGGCGATGCGCCGGCCATCGTGCTGCGGATCCGCCGCCAGCCGGGCGCCAACGTTGTCGATGTCGTCGACCACATCCGCGCCGTGCTGCCGCAGCTCAATGCGACGTTGCCGGCGGCGGTGGATATCGCGACGATCACCGACCGCACCGAGACCGTGCGCGCCGCCGTGCGCGATGTGCAGATCGAGCTGCTCTTCGCCGTGGCCCTGGTCGTGCTGGTGATCTTCCTGTTCCTCGGTAGCGGCACGGCCACGGTCATCCCGGGTGTCGTGGTGCCGCTCTCGCTGATCGGTACCTTCGCGGTGATGTATCTCGCCGGGTTCTCGATCAACAACCTCACGCTCATGGCGCTCATCGTCGCGACCGGCTTCATGGTCGACGATGCGATCGTGATGATCGAGAACATCTCGCGGCACATCGAAGCGGGTGAAACGCCGCTTACCGCCGCGTTGAATGGCGCACGGCAGATCGCGTTCACCGTGGTGTCGCTGACCGTGTCGCTCGTGGCGGTGCTGATCCCGCTGCTGTTCATGGGTGGCCTGGTGGGCCGCCTGTTCCGCGAGTTCGCGGTGACGCTGGCGGTGGCGATCCTGATCTCGGGCGTCGTCTCGCTCACGCTGACGCCGATGATGTGCGCACGCATGTTGCGCCGGGTACCGGACGTGAAGCCGGCGCGCAGCGCGCGCGATGGGCGCGCCTGGCTGGATGCCGTGCTTGCCCGTTACGGGCGTGGCCTGCACTGGGTGCTGGCACGGCAGACGGGCACGCTGGTGGCCGTGGGTGTGATGGCCGTACTGGCCGTCGGCCTTTACGTGGCCATGCCGCGGGGTCTGTTCCCCACGCAGGATTCCGGCGATATCCAGGGCATCACCGAGGCCTCGCCGACGGTGTCGTTCGCGGCCATGAGCCGCCGCCAGCAGGCGTTGACCAAGGTGATCCAGCAGGATCCCGCCGTGGCCAGCGTGGCGTCGTTCGTGGGCGGCGAAGGCGCTGCCGCGGCGATCAATACGGGCCAGGTGCTGATCCACCTGAAGCCGTTGTCGCAGCGCGATCGCGTACCCGCCGTGATGGCCCGCCTTGCCGACGCCGTGCGCAAGGTCGATGGGATCACGCTGCACCTTCAGCCTGTGCCCGACCTCACCATCGACGATCGCGTCAGCCGTGGCCAGTATCAGTTCTCGATCGAAAACGCCGATCCCGCGCTGCTCGCGCAAGCGGTGCCGCGTGTCGTTGAACCGCTGCGTGCACAGCGTGACCTGGCCGGTGTCAGCAGCGACCAGGCCGACCTCGGCCTGGAAGCGTTCGTCCAGGTGGACGCCGATCAGGCGAGCCGTTACGGCATCACGTCCGCCGCGGTGGGCGATGCGCTGTACAACGCGTTCGGCCAGCGCCAGGTGAGCACGCTGCTTTCGCTCGCCAACCCGCGCCGGGTGATCCTTGAGGCGCTGCCGGGGGCGGATACGCCGGCGTCAGCCATCAGCGGTATTTACCTTGCAGGGCAGGGCGACGCCAAGGCCAACGCGAACGATCCGTCCGCCGCGCTCGTGCCGCTCTCCTCCGTGGCTCGTGTCAGCGAGCGCACGGCACCGCTCGTGGTCACCCGCCTCGATCAGCTTCCCGCCGCCACGGTGTCGTTCAACCTCGCCCGCGGCGTAGCGCTCGATGGCGCCATGGCCACCGTGGATAAGGTGCACCAGCAGCTGAAGCTCCCGGCGAGCACGCAGCTTCGTTGGGAAGGCGCGGCCGAGGCGTTCCAGGTCTCGCGTGAAGGCCAGCCCTGGTTGATCCTCGCCACGCTGATCACCGTGTACATCGTGCTGGGCGTGCTCTACGAGAGCTTCATCCACCCGCTCACCATTCTTTCGACGCTGCCCTCGGCGGGTATCGGTGCCTTGCTGGCGCTGTGGATCGGTGGCTTCGAGCTGGATGTGATCTCGCTGATCGGCATCATCCTGTTGATCGGCATCGTGCAGAAGAACGCGATCATGCTGATCGACTTCGCGATCGACGCGCAGCGCCAGCAAGGGCTGACGCCGCGCGATGCGATCGTGCAGGCGAGCCTGCTGCGTTTCCGTCCGATCATCATGACGACGCTCGCCGCGATGCTTGGCGCGTTGCCGCTGATGCTAGGTGGCGGCATGGGCGCGGAGCTGCGCCATCCGCTGGGCGTTGGCATCTTCTGGGGCCTGCTGGTGAGCCAGCTGCTCACGTTGTTCACGACGCCGGTCATCTACCTGGCGTTCGAGCGCGTGCTGAGCGCGAGGCGCGCGGCATGA
- a CDS encoding efflux RND transporter permease subunit translates to MNLSRLFIDRPVATTLLCLGLVIAGAFAWRLLPIASMPEVNVPTIKVSAALPGASPATMVSAVATPLERSLGRIAGLTEMTSVNTAGQTDIRLSFDLSRDTVGAARDVQAAINAARSDLPPDMPGSPSYREVSSADAPVLVLALTSRRATPGQMYDTASTTFSQTLAQVDGVGDVELVGGSVPAFRVALDPQAMSQRGVGFEDVRHALAAAISNQPTGVVEVGDRALQVATNGQLNSVQAFQALVIAHRDGAVVRLGDVGRTTEDVRDPHTAAIANGTPAVLALVRHKPGSNTIAVIDGVMQRLPLLRASLPGDMQVSVIVDRAATVRGSLRAAEHTLALAVVLVVVVMLLFLRDWRAALIASAVAPIAMLGAMIVMKALGYSLDILSLMALTIAVGFAVDDAVVVVENISRHLEAGLPPREAARVGAGEVGLTVVSMSAVLIAVFIPMLFMGGYVGLFVREFSVTLATVIAISLLVSLTVVPMWCSQWLRPARDSRLHGRLYQWSDRTLTRLAQGYDKSLVWALRHAPLTMLSLLAVLCLSVVLYIVVPKGFFPRQDTGELTGDFDAGGSMAFPLAKAYLGEFIDTVRADPAVASVAGYLEQNDGSLFVTLKPFSERKSSADEVAARLNTQLAKKTGGVYTVTSVQNIRVGGRRSRASNEFTLQADSPELLRLWTPRVVQAMLAIPELTNVHGKAGNVGTATSLDVDRDTAAQFGVGYSRIDGVLRDAFADRRVTTVFTPSSQIPVVMGVDPAQAQSAQAFDRLTVPGTGGSSVPLLALGRVSQFDTPLDIAHYGQTVAATISFDRAPGISLAKASSLIEAALKKIAMPTSVRGSYQGSAGAARQVADSEPALILGAFLTLFIVLGILYESCVHPITILSTLPSAAVGAVFALLLFRTDLDVIALIGIFALVGIVMKNAIMMVDFALAAAREGRLDPLEAIHEACRLRFRPILMTSLAVMVAAVPLALSRGNGSEMHQPLGIAMGGGLILSQVLTLYTTPVVYLYLDRFSRWTSQWLHSIGTRRDAGYTTGKGPLA, encoded by the coding sequence ATGAACCTGTCCCGGCTGTTCATCGATCGACCGGTGGCGACGACGCTGCTGTGCCTCGGTCTGGTGATTGCCGGCGCGTTCGCGTGGCGTTTACTGCCGATCGCCTCGATGCCCGAGGTGAATGTGCCCACCATCAAGGTCTCTGCGGCGCTGCCCGGCGCCAGCCCGGCCACGATGGTGTCGGCTGTCGCCACGCCGCTCGAGCGTTCGTTGGGCCGCATCGCCGGCCTGACCGAGATGACCTCGGTGAACACGGCCGGGCAGACCGATATCCGCCTCAGCTTCGATCTGTCGCGCGACACCGTCGGTGCCGCGCGCGACGTGCAAGCGGCGATCAACGCGGCGCGCAGCGACCTCCCCCCCGATATGCCGGGTAGCCCGAGCTACCGCGAAGTGAGCTCGGCCGATGCGCCTGTGCTGGTGCTCGCGCTGACCTCGCGGCGCGCGACGCCGGGGCAGATGTACGACACCGCCTCCACCACGTTCAGCCAGACGCTCGCGCAGGTGGATGGCGTGGGTGATGTGGAACTGGTGGGCGGCTCCGTGCCGGCATTCCGCGTCGCGTTGGATCCGCAGGCGATGAGCCAGCGCGGCGTGGGTTTCGAAGATGTCCGCCACGCGCTCGCGGCCGCCATCTCCAACCAGCCCACCGGTGTGGTGGAGGTAGGCGACCGCGCGTTGCAGGTGGCCACCAATGGCCAGCTCAACTCGGTACAGGCGTTCCAGGCACTGGTGATCGCGCACCGCGATGGCGCCGTGGTGCGCCTGGGTGACGTGGGCCGGACCACCGAGGATGTACGCGATCCGCATACGGCGGCGATCGCCAATGGCACGCCGGCTGTGCTGGCACTGGTCCGTCACAAGCCGGGCTCGAACACCATTGCCGTCATCGATGGCGTGATGCAGCGCCTGCCCCTGCTGCGCGCGTCGCTGCCGGGCGATATGCAGGTGAGCGTGATCGTGGACCGGGCGGCCACCGTGCGCGGGTCGCTGCGCGCCGCGGAGCACACGCTCGCGCTTGCGGTGGTGCTCGTGGTCGTCGTGATGCTGCTGTTCCTGCGCGACTGGCGCGCCGCGCTGATCGCCAGCGCCGTGGCACCGATCGCCATGCTGGGCGCCATGATCGTGATGAAGGCGCTGGGTTACAGCCTCGATATCCTCTCGCTGATGGCACTGACCATCGCGGTGGGCTTCGCGGTGGATGACGCCGTGGTGGTGGTCGAGAACATCTCGCGCCATCTCGAAGCCGGCCTGCCGCCGCGGGAAGCGGCGCGGGTGGGCGCGGGCGAGGTGGGCCTCACCGTCGTCTCGATGAGCGCCGTGCTGATCGCCGTGTTTATCCCGATGTTGTTCATGGGCGGCTACGTAGGCCTGTTCGTGCGCGAATTCTCGGTGACGCTGGCCACGGTCATCGCGATTTCGTTGCTGGTGTCGCTTACCGTCGTACCCATGTGGTGCTCGCAGTGGCTGCGACCGGCCCGGGACTCGCGCCTGCATGGGCGTCTCTACCAGTGGAGCGACCGCACGCTTACGCGTCTGGCCCAGGGCTATGACAAGAGCCTCGTGTGGGCGCTTCGCCATGCGCCGCTCACCATGTTGTCGCTGCTCGCCGTGCTCTGCCTCAGCGTGGTGTTGTACATCGTGGTGCCGAAAGGTTTCTTCCCGCGCCAGGATACCGGCGAGCTCACGGGCGATTTCGATGCCGGTGGCAGCATGGCGTTCCCGCTGGCCAAGGCGTACCTGGGCGAGTTTATCGACACCGTGCGCGCCGATCCGGCCGTGGCATCGGTGGCCGGCTATCTCGAGCAGAACGATGGCTCGCTGTTCGTCACGCTGAAGCCGTTCTCCGAACGTAAATCCAGCGCCGACGAAGTCGCCGCTCGCCTGAACACGCAGCTCGCGAAGAAGACCGGCGGTGTCTACACCGTGACCTCGGTGCAGAACATCCGCGTGGGCGGCCGCCGCAGCCGCGCCTCGAACGAGTTCACGTTGCAGGCGGATTCCCCGGAACTGCTGCGCCTGTGGACGCCGCGCGTCGTACAAGCCATGCTGGCCATCCCTGAGCTGACGAATGTGCACGGCAAGGCGGGTAACGTCGGCACGGCGACGTCGCTGGACGTGGACCGCGACACCGCAGCCCAGTTTGGCGTCGGCTATTCGCGTATCGACGGCGTGCTGCGCGATGCGTTCGCGGACCGCCGTGTCACCACCGTCTTCACGCCATCCAGCCAGATCCCCGTTGTGATGGGCGTGGACCCGGCGCAGGCGCAATCGGCGCAGGCTTTTGACCGCCTGACGGTTCCCGGCACGGGCGGCAGCAGCGTGCCCTTGCTGGCGCTTGGTCGGGTGAGCCAATTCGATACACCACTGGATATCGCGCACTACGGGCAGACCGTGGCAGCGACGATTTCGTTTGACCGTGCGCCGGGCATCTCGCTGGCGAAGGCCTCCAGTCTCATCGAAGCGGCGCTGAAGAAGATCGCCATGCCCACCTCGGTGCGTGGCAGCTACCAGGGCTCGGCAGGCGCGGCGCGCCAGGTAGCGGATAGCGAGCCGGCACTGATCCTGGGCGCGTTCCTCACGCTCTTCATCGTGCTGGGCATCCTTTACGAGAGCTGCGTGCATCCGATCACCATCCTGTCCACCCTGCCTTCGGCGGCCGTGGGCGCGGTGTTCGCGCTGCTGCTATTCCGCACGGACCTGGACGTGATCGCGCTGATCGGCATCTTCGCCCTCGTGGGCATCGTGATGAAGAACGCCATCATGATGGTGGACTTCGCCCTGGCCGCCGCCCGCGAAGGGCGCCTGGACCCGTTGGAAGCGATCCATGAGGCGTGCCGGCTGCGTTTCCGCCCCATCCTGATGACCTCGCTCGCCGTGATGGTGGCCGCGGTGCCGCTGGCACTGTCGCGCGGCAACGGCTCCGAGATGCACCAGCCGCTGGGCATCGCGATGGGCGGTGGCCTCATCCTCAGCCAGGTGCTGACCCTGTACACGACCCCGGTTGTGTACCTTTACCTTGATCGATTCAGCAGGTGGACAAGCCAATGGCTGCACAGCATCGGGACCCGGCGCGACGCGGGATACACGACCGGCAAGGGGCCGCTCGCATGA